In Iodobacter fluviatilis, one DNA window encodes the following:
- a CDS encoding PDC sensor domain-containing protein, producing MLLLFVASILLLTFYAKRVFQKEMQHLVSNQQLSSVSIIANDIDHHLQENINALEHFAKKITAQSLKNPPALQSELENHSVLQELFNAGIYISTLENNLIIPSVSLARQPISYALHQPSVTQSLAQGINTISTPQQDQQQKTPLFVITVPIKNNQGQVIAAISGAINLYKPNFINEKIKNNNGKTGAMP from the coding sequence ATGCTGTTACTCTTTGTTGCTTCGATTTTATTGCTGACATTCTATGCAAAACGTGTTTTTCAAAAAGAAATGCAGCATCTGGTCAGTAATCAACAACTCTCCAGCGTGAGTATTATTGCCAATGACATTGACCATCACTTACAAGAAAACATCAATGCTCTGGAGCATTTTGCAAAAAAAATAACAGCACAATCCTTAAAAAACCCACCAGCCCTTCAGTCCGAGCTTGAAAACCACAGCGTGCTACAGGAGTTATTTAACGCAGGCATTTATATCAGCACCCTCGAAAACAATTTAATCATCCCTTCTGTTTCCCTTGCCCGTCAGCCCATCAGCTATGCCCTCCATCAGCCATCTGTTACACAGTCACTGGCACAGGGAATCAATACGATTTCTACTCCACAACAGGATCAGCAACAAAAAACGCCCCTATTTGTGATCACGGTTCCGATTAAAAATAATCAGGGGCAAGTAATCGCAGCCATATCCGGAGCCATTAATCTGTACAAACCCAACTTTATTAATGAAAAAATCAAAAACAATAACGGTAAAACCGGGGCTATGCCCTGA
- a CDS encoding response regulator: MNDKPLVLIVDDDLFMLDFIFDALSETCNVITAENGKAALQLVQQQHPKLVLADVKMPEMDGYELCRQIKDDFDISDTPVLFLSALDGIEDRLQGFDVGGEDFVLKPANPKVLQAKVAHVLQLIEERQQLKSQAQYATNTAMLAMASMSETGLLIEGIKRFNNCTTPLDLAKALISAIGLFEVESVVELILPGAESLAVNLRGPASALETSILQHMATMDRITQFKSRMAITYPHIRVLISNMPEHDEDLCGRLRDNLAILIESTEYRLEALNIMVKAEERDLTIATTIKSLTDALSKIDEQQRNGRTSIAIILSTVTSRIEAALVGLQLTERQESSLIDIVSRGLDEVSNTISADADFQDQLSCAIKALQNTINR, encoded by the coding sequence ATGAACGACAAGCCACTGGTACTCATCGTTGACGATGATCTTTTTATGCTGGATTTTATCTTTGATGCCCTCAGCGAAACATGCAATGTGATTACGGCAGAAAATGGCAAAGCTGCTTTGCAGCTGGTGCAGCAGCAGCACCCAAAACTGGTATTGGCTGATGTAAAAATGCCGGAAATGGATGGCTACGAGCTGTGCCGCCAGATCAAAGACGATTTTGATATCAGCGATACGCCTGTGCTGTTTCTATCGGCGCTGGATGGCATTGAGGACAGGCTGCAGGGCTTTGATGTAGGTGGAGAAGATTTTGTCCTCAAGCCTGCAAACCCTAAAGTATTGCAAGCCAAAGTGGCACATGTTCTGCAATTGATTGAAGAGCGGCAGCAATTAAAATCCCAAGCTCAATACGCCACCAATACCGCCATGCTGGCCATGGCCAGCATGAGTGAAACGGGCTTGCTGATCGAAGGGATTAAGCGTTTCAATAATTGCACTACCCCGCTCGATTTAGCCAAGGCCTTAATTAGCGCCATTGGCCTATTTGAAGTTGAAAGCGTGGTAGAGCTTATTTTGCCCGGTGCTGAATCACTCGCCGTGAACTTGCGCGGGCCGGCAAGTGCATTAGAAACCTCGATTTTGCAGCATATGGCAACAATGGACCGTATTACCCAATTTAAAAGCCGGATGGCGATTACTTACCCGCATATCAGAGTACTGATCAGCAATATGCCAGAGCATGATGAAGACCTTTGTGGCCGCCTGCGCGACAACCTAGCCATCCTGATTGAATCAACCGAATACCGGCTTGAAGCACTCAATATCATGGTCAAGGCCGAAGAACGTGATCTTACGATTGCAACGACGATTAAATCACTCACAGATGCCCTTAGTAAAATCGACGAGCAGCAAAGAAACGGCCGTACCTCCATTGCCATTATTCTGAGCACAGTCACTTCCCGCATTGAAGCGGCCCTAGTGGGTTTGCAATTAACCGAACGGCAGGAAAGCTCATTAATCGACATTGTGAGCCGGGGCTTAGATGAAGTCTCTAATACCATCAGTGCCGATGCTGATTTTCAGGATCAGCTGAGCTGCGCAATCAAAGCGCTCCAAAACACCATTAACCGTTAG
- a CDS encoding EAL domain-containing protein has protein sequence MPAVFNDTSQLQLIDQIPGCIYLCHASGQCRYTNSALQTMFGLTAEECAGYGWLKSLHPDDSKLVHEQWLQALRTQADFELSFRILPPDQEIRYVRAKTRPLWDAHGQISGYIGAIEDITFEHSPLKHSLHLIQISPIPHVLFNAQGEIVYLNPAFSNSFGYQEADLPQLSRWWEQAFPNLARWQEGNAQAQLATAPLSPASELQICCKNGGFKTVKASQTLLTLGQEKAQLITLIDLSELYQQKSDLQEQAQRYQQLFDKADLSIWNQDMTALLTHLTALREAGITDLAAYLEETPSSLLNMISMFKVIDINPATLALFEGASKAEFMQGFAGLFGESALTVIRQELLAFWHKDAIFRSEINLKTLQGRSFQALISYPIPATEEEARIVPVSIQDISELKESESRWQFAIEGSGDGLWDWDISSNTIFYSRRWKEMLGFTDEEINNTYQEWEKRVHPADWPKVINKVKAHLKGDTPFFSNEYRIRSKEGNWKWIVDRGMVVCRDEKGLPLRVIGTHHDITERKNNENALLANRAQLAGMIDSAMDAIVTTDAEFNIILFNQAAENMFGYPAQQMLGCPIEVLIPVKLAAQHREQMHKFGGQGEGHRKMGGSSARQVMGKRADGNEFPIEVAISYLENFGSPIYTAMVRNITDRLAYETSLLQLTTTLEQRVIERTYELEAAKQQAENANLAKSAFLANMSHEIRTPLNSVLGMAHLAQLTPLNTKQSDYLQKITLSANHLLDLINDILDFSKIEAGKMEISSHDFSLHELIDHVRELIQQKAEEKGLQLHIVIGIQVPSFLQGDDLRIKQVLINLLSNAIKFTQDGKITLTVNLDSNENLAFSVRDTGIGIPVCAQAQLFQSFQQADNSITRKYGGTGLGLAISSQLVQLMGGELTVTSQPDQGSEFKFSLSLPKINALAPSPAHQNHSISDHFLVGKHILLADDHPFNQQIGAELLQIAGAEVVIANNGLEVLQLAKQHHFDAILMDVQMPQMDGITASLALRKMPAFDLVPIIAMTANVSREYRQNCLNAGMNDFIGKPVQAEKIYQTLAYWLGPQATKLPAINRPQPEAEPPRREEASQTGSTSSDAGQIIDFSELRSMLGDDADRQRKYCAKFAQFFEEGLASILYLHESKSLIGPECHRLKSIARTVGAMPLGLQLASMEKLDQTTPSDVQSEKIRQLQSLFLQSCEVLQKNGLLDGASSPNPIATPVLEHSPLCILLVDDDSFILEIIQQHLNDLGITQIMSFLKAKDALKRLALPPQPDWIFCDLQMPDMDGVAFLRQLGLLQYEGYIAILSAMDKQVLKAAERLAHSFHLKLGGSLTKPVKKEELAQILLLHPAHSGTEHAGSHMPQLQLLEDEIRNGLAAGEVELYYQPKVSTNGRGVLGAESLARWRHPLRGLLGPHLFVPAIEALGLIDDLTLCVLRLASRQLRIWLDQGEHIKLSINVSMGNLHRLELPELFQEVLRESNISPELITLEITETQLTHDYVLSLDILTRLRIMGFGLSVDDFGTGFSTMEHLIQIPFTELKIDKAFVSGATSDASARTILEHSADLGRKFSLNLVAEGVETQADWDLVSNMGCHEVQGYLIGHPMPATEFIHWKQMWESHLSSVK, from the coding sequence ATGCCTGCCGTGTTCAATGATACAAGCCAGCTGCAACTTATCGATCAGATACCTGGCTGCATTTACTTGTGTCATGCCAGCGGGCAATGCCGCTATACCAACTCAGCCTTACAAACGATGTTTGGTCTTACAGCGGAAGAATGCGCGGGCTATGGATGGCTGAAAAGTCTGCACCCCGATGACAGCAAACTAGTGCACGAACAATGGCTGCAGGCGCTCAGGACACAAGCTGATTTTGAGCTTTCATTTCGCATTTTGCCGCCGGATCAGGAAATACGATATGTCCGCGCAAAAACCCGCCCGCTTTGGGATGCCCACGGGCAAATTTCCGGCTATATCGGCGCAATAGAGGACATCACCTTTGAGCACAGCCCTCTTAAACACAGCCTTCACCTGATTCAAATTTCCCCCATCCCTCATGTGCTTTTCAATGCACAGGGTGAAATCGTTTACCTGAATCCGGCATTTAGCAACAGCTTTGGCTATCAGGAAGCAGATCTGCCTCAACTAAGCCGCTGGTGGGAGCAAGCCTTCCCCAATCTGGCCCGCTGGCAAGAGGGTAATGCTCAGGCCCAGCTCGCCACAGCCCCGCTTTCCCCTGCTTCAGAGCTGCAAATTTGCTGTAAAAATGGCGGCTTTAAAACAGTTAAAGCCAGCCAGACCCTATTAACGCTAGGGCAAGAGAAAGCACAGCTGATCACCCTGATCGATTTAAGCGAGCTTTATCAGCAAAAGTCTGATTTGCAAGAACAAGCTCAGCGCTATCAACAGCTTTTTGATAAAGCAGATCTGTCGATCTGGAATCAGGATATGACGGCGCTGTTAACCCATCTCACCGCACTGCGTGAAGCGGGGATTACTGATCTGGCGGCTTATCTTGAAGAAACGCCGTCTTCCTTACTAAATATGATCAGTATGTTCAAAGTGATTGATATCAACCCTGCCACACTGGCCTTATTTGAAGGAGCAAGTAAGGCTGAATTTATGCAAGGCTTTGCAGGTTTATTTGGTGAAAGTGCGCTCACTGTTATTCGCCAGGAGCTGCTGGCTTTCTGGCACAAGGATGCCATTTTTCGCAGCGAAATTAATCTTAAAACACTTCAGGGCAGATCTTTCCAAGCGCTGATCTCCTACCCTATCCCTGCGACTGAAGAAGAAGCCCGCATTGTGCCGGTGAGTATTCAGGACATTAGCGAGCTGAAAGAGAGCGAAAGCCGTTGGCAATTTGCAATTGAAGGATCAGGCGATGGGCTTTGGGATTGGGATATAAGCAGTAACACTATTTTTTACAGCCGCCGCTGGAAAGAAATGCTCGGCTTTACGGATGAAGAAATTAACAATACTTATCAGGAATGGGAAAAACGGGTGCACCCGGCAGACTGGCCCAAAGTGATTAACAAGGTAAAAGCTCATCTGAAAGGCGACACACCATTTTTTAGTAATGAATATCGTATCCGCAGCAAGGAAGGCAACTGGAAATGGATCGTTGATCGAGGCATGGTGGTCTGCCGCGATGAAAAAGGCCTGCCACTGAGGGTGATTGGCACTCACCATGATATTACCGAACGCAAAAATAACGAAAATGCACTCTTAGCCAACCGGGCGCAGCTGGCCGGCATGATTGATTCGGCGATGGATGCCATTGTCACCACCGATGCAGAATTCAACATTATTCTGTTTAATCAGGCAGCAGAAAATATGTTTGGCTATCCGGCCCAACAAATGCTGGGCTGCCCGATTGAAGTACTGATTCCCGTTAAGCTGGCAGCACAGCACCGTGAGCAGATGCACAAATTTGGCGGGCAAGGTGAAGGCCATCGCAAAATGGGCGGCAGCTCGGCACGCCAGGTGATGGGCAAAAGAGCCGATGGCAATGAGTTTCCAATCGAAGTGGCCATTTCTTACCTTGAAAATTTTGGCAGCCCCATTTACACCGCCATGGTGCGCAATATTACAGACCGGCTTGCCTATGAAACCAGCTTATTGCAATTAACCACAACGCTGGAGCAGCGCGTAATTGAGCGTACCTATGAATTAGAAGCCGCCAAGCAGCAAGCCGAAAATGCCAATCTGGCAAAAAGTGCATTTCTGGCCAATATGAGCCACGAGATTCGCACCCCGCTCAATAGCGTACTGGGCATGGCGCATTTGGCCCAGCTCACCCCTTTAAATACCAAACAAAGTGATTACCTGCAAAAAATCACGCTCTCTGCAAATCACCTGCTTGATCTGATTAATGACATTCTTGATTTTTCAAAAATTGAAGCCGGTAAAATGGAAATCAGCAGCCATGATTTTTCTCTGCATGAGCTGATTGACCATGTACGTGAATTAATTCAGCAAAAAGCAGAAGAAAAAGGCCTGCAACTTCATATTGTAATTGGCATACAAGTTCCCTCATTCTTGCAGGGCGATGATTTACGTATCAAGCAGGTGCTGATTAATTTACTCAGTAATGCCATTAAATTTACTCAGGACGGAAAAATCACTTTAACCGTAAACCTAGATTCAAATGAAAATCTAGCTTTTAGTGTTCGCGATACAGGAATAGGGATTCCCGTCTGTGCACAGGCGCAATTGTTTCAATCATTTCAGCAGGCAGATAATTCAATTACCCGCAAATATGGGGGCACAGGCCTAGGGCTTGCAATCAGCAGCCAGTTAGTACAGCTTATGGGCGGGGAATTAACCGTCACCAGCCAGCCGGATCAGGGCAGTGAATTTAAATTCAGCCTCAGCCTTCCAAAAATCAATGCGTTGGCTCCTTCACCGGCCCATCAGAATCATTCAATCAGTGATCATTTCCTCGTAGGGAAACATATATTACTGGCCGACGACCATCCGTTTAATCAGCAAATTGGTGCAGAGCTATTACAAATAGCCGGCGCTGAAGTGGTGATTGCCAATAACGGGCTTGAAGTACTGCAATTAGCCAAACAACACCATTTCGACGCGATTCTGATGGATGTACAAATGCCTCAGATGGATGGCATTACAGCCAGCCTGGCCCTTAGAAAAATGCCCGCATTTGATCTCGTCCCCATTATCGCCATGACCGCCAATGTATCGCGCGAGTATCGCCAGAATTGCCTGAATGCAGGCATGAATGACTTTATCGGCAAGCCCGTGCAGGCAGAGAAAATCTATCAAACTCTGGCTTACTGGCTAGGGCCACAGGCCACAAAGCTGCCCGCTATAAATCGCCCTCAGCCAGAAGCAGAGCCTCCCCGGCGGGAAGAAGCATCCCAGACCGGCAGCACTAGCAGTGATGCAGGCCAGATTATCGATTTTTCAGAATTACGCAGTATGCTGGGCGATGATGCCGATCGCCAGCGCAAATATTGTGCGAAATTTGCGCAATTTTTTGAAGAAGGGCTGGCCAGCATTCTTTATCTTCATGAAAGCAAGAGCCTGATAGGCCCAGAATGCCACAGGCTGAAATCGATCGCCCGTACTGTTGGCGCAATGCCATTAGGCCTGCAGCTTGCCTCCATGGAAAAACTCGATCAAACCACGCCATCCGATGTGCAATCAGAAAAAATCAGGCAGCTGCAATCTTTATTCCTGCAAAGCTGTGAAGTGCTGCAAAAAAATGGCTTACTGGATGGTGCAAGCAGCCCAAACCCAATCGCAACGCCTGTGCTGGAGCACAGCCCGCTTTGCATCCTTTTAGTAGACGATGACAGCTTTATTCTGGAAATCATCCAGCAACATCTGAATGATTTAGGCATTACGCAAATCATGTCCTTTTTAAAAGCAAAAGATGCACTTAAAAGACTTGCCCTACCCCCTCAGCCTGACTGGATTTTTTGCGATTTACAAATGCCCGATATGGATGGTGTCGCCTTTTTGCGCCAGCTGGGTTTACTGCAATACGAAGGCTATATCGCCATTCTTTCCGCAATGGATAAGCAGGTATTAAAAGCTGCAGAACGGCTGGCTCATTCTTTTCACTTAAAGCTGGGCGGATCGCTCACCAAGCCGGTCAAAAAAGAAGAGCTGGCTCAAATATTACTCCTTCACCCCGCGCATTCAGGCACAGAGCACGCAGGCAGCCACATGCCCCAGTTGCAACTGCTTGAAGATGAAATACGCAACGGCCTTGCTGCAGGTGAGGTTGAACTCTATTACCAGCCCAAAGTCAGCACCAACGGACGCGGCGTTCTTGGGGCGGAAAGCTTAGCCCGCTGGCGTCACCCCCTGCGCGGGCTGCTTGGGCCACATTTATTTGTTCCGGCCATTGAAGCTTTAGGCTTAATCGATGATCTCACCCTCTGTGTATTAAGGCTGGCCAGCCGCCAACTGCGAATATGGCTCGATCAGGGTGAGCACATCAAGTTATCGATTAATGTATCGATGGGTAATCTGCACCGGCTGGAGCTGCCAGAGCTGTTTCAGGAAGTATTACGCGAAAGCAATATCAGCCCCGAGCTAATTACACTGGAAATCACCGAAACACAGCTTACCCATGATTATGTGCTTAGCCTCGATATCCTGACCCGCTTAAGGATTATGGGTTTTGGCCTCTCTGTTGATGACTTTGGCACGGGCTTTTCGACCATGGAGCATTTAATTCAGATTCCATTTACCGAATTAAAAATCGATAAAGCCTTTGTCAGCGGCGCCACCTCCGATGCCTCCGCCCGAACTATTTTGGAACACAGCGCAGATTTAGGCCGGAAATTTTCCCTGAATCTGGTGGCAGAGGGCGTGGAAACGCAGGCCGACTGGGATTTGGTTTCCAATATGGGCTGCCACGAAGTACAGGGCTATCTGATCGGCCACCCCATGCCCGCAACCGAATTTATACACTGGAAACAAATGTGGGAAAGCCATCTTTCCAGCGTCAAATAA
- the lpdA gene encoding dihydrolipoyl dehydrogenase → MSNLIEIKVPDIGGHDNVDIIEVFVKVGDTVAVEESLIALETDKATMEVPSTHAGVIKEVKVAVGGKVSEGSLLVILEVAASAAATPAAAPSPAAAAPATQAAPVAGSHSGAADYECEMVVLGGGPGGYSAAFRSADLGMKTIVVERFSKLGGVCLNVGCIPSKALLHNAAVIDEVKHLAANGIKFGEPEVDIDALRGFKEKVIGKLTTGLAGMAKARKVEFVRGIGRFIDPHHLEVQITTGEGKEVTGETKIIKFQKAIIAAGSSVFKLPFVPNDPRVVDSTGALELKSVPKRMLILGGGIIGLEMGTVYSTLGARLDVVEMLDGLMQGADRDLVKVWEKWNAHRFDNIMLKTKTVALEAKEDGIWATFEGENAPKEPQCYDLVLHATGRVPNGGKVGAENAGVIVTDRGFIPVDKQMRTNVPHIFAIGDLVGQPMLAHKAVHEAHVAAENAADHKAFFDARVIPGVAYTDPEVAWVGVTEDEAKKNGINYGKGVFPWAASGRAIANGRDEGFTKLIFDQDTKQIIGGAIVGPHAGDMIGEICLAIEMGCDAVDIGKTIHPHPTMGESIGMAAEVFKGVCTDLPPQKKK, encoded by the coding sequence ATGAGCAATCTGATCGAAATTAAAGTCCCCGATATCGGCGGCCATGACAATGTGGATATCATCGAAGTCTTCGTTAAAGTCGGCGACACCGTGGCCGTTGAAGAATCCTTGATTGCACTGGAAACCGATAAAGCGACGATGGAAGTGCCTTCCACTCACGCCGGTGTGATTAAAGAAGTAAAAGTGGCCGTTGGCGGCAAAGTATCTGAAGGCAGCCTGCTAGTGATTCTGGAAGTCGCTGCAAGCGCTGCTGCAACTCCTGCCGCGGCTCCAAGCCCGGCCGCAGCAGCCCCGGCAACGCAAGCGGCTCCTGTCGCGGGCAGCCACAGCGGCGCTGCCGACTATGAATGCGAGATGGTCGTGCTCGGTGGTGGCCCAGGTGGTTACTCCGCAGCTTTCCGCTCTGCTGACCTTGGCATGAAAACCATCGTGGTTGAGCGTTTTTCCAAGCTTGGCGGTGTGTGTCTGAATGTCGGTTGTATTCCTTCCAAAGCCCTGCTGCACAATGCGGCGGTAATTGACGAAGTAAAACACTTGGCCGCCAACGGGATTAAATTTGGCGAACCAGAAGTCGATATCGACGCACTGCGTGGCTTTAAAGAAAAAGTGATTGGTAAGCTCACCACCGGTCTGGCTGGCATGGCCAAGGCACGAAAAGTAGAGTTCGTGCGCGGGATTGGCCGCTTTATTGACCCGCACCATCTGGAAGTGCAAATCACTACCGGTGAAGGCAAAGAAGTCACTGGCGAGACCAAAATCATCAAGTTCCAGAAAGCGATTATCGCTGCTGGCTCTTCGGTATTTAAACTGCCTTTCGTGCCAAATGACCCACGCGTAGTGGATTCCACCGGCGCGCTTGAGCTTAAATCCGTGCCAAAACGCATGCTAATTTTAGGCGGCGGGATTATTGGTCTGGAAATGGGTACGGTTTACTCCACCCTGGGCGCACGCCTGGATGTGGTAGAGATGCTCGACGGCCTGATGCAGGGCGCGGATCGCGACTTGGTTAAAGTATGGGAAAAATGGAACGCCCACCGCTTTGACAACATCATGCTCAAGACCAAAACCGTTGCACTAGAAGCCAAAGAAGATGGCATCTGGGCAACTTTCGAAGGCGAAAATGCCCCGAAAGAGCCGCAATGCTACGACCTCGTGCTGCATGCAACAGGCCGCGTGCCTAATGGCGGCAAAGTGGGTGCAGAAAACGCCGGTGTGATTGTGACTGATCGCGGCTTTATCCCTGTCGACAAACAAATGCGCACTAATGTGCCGCATATTTTTGCGATTGGCGATTTAGTTGGTCAGCCTATGCTGGCGCACAAAGCGGTACACGAAGCACACGTTGCTGCTGAAAACGCCGCCGATCACAAAGCCTTCTTTGATGCCCGCGTGATTCCTGGCGTGGCTTATACCGATCCGGAAGTCGCCTGGGTGGGTGTCACCGAAGATGAAGCCAAGAAAAACGGCATCAACTACGGCAAAGGCGTATTCCCATGGGCAGCATCGGGCCGTGCGATTGCCAATGGCCGTGATGAAGGCTTTACCAAATTGATCTTTGATCAAGACACCAAGCAAATTATCGGCGGCGCGATTGTTGGCCCGCACGCTGGCGATATGATCGGTGAAATCTGCCTTGCCATCGAAATGGGTTGCGATGCCGTGGATATCGGCAAAACCATCCACCCACACCCAACCATGGGTGAATCGATTGGTATGGCCGCCGAAGTATTTAAAGGCGTATGTACTGACCTGCCTCCGCAAAAAAAGAAATAA
- the aceF gene encoding dihydrolipoyllysine-residue acetyltransferase: MSTLIEVKIPDIGGHEGVEVIEVFVKAGDTIEVEQSLITLETDKATMEVPSTHAGVVKEMKIKIGDKASEGSIVLLLEAADTASTAAPAAAPAAAPAAAPAAAPAAAPAAAPAAAPAPAPAPLAAPAAASVASSIEVRVPDIGGHDAVDVIEVFVKVGDVVEKEQSLITLETDKASMEVPSPEAGVVESISLKVGDKISEGGLILVLKGAASAPAAAAPVAAAPVASVAAAPAAAPAAAPVAAAPAAARTINEAGFKKAHASPSIRSFARELGVDLSLVNGSGPKGRILHGDVQAYVKSIMSGAAAAPHAAAAPATGTGSGLDLLPWPKVDFAKFGPIETKPLTRIQKLSGANLHRNWVVIPHVTFNDECDITELEEFRKSIGKEWEKSGLKLSPLAFIIKAAAEVLKAFPTVNASLDGDNLVLKQYYNIGFAADTPNGLVVPVIKNADQKGLKQIAKELTDLSALAREGKLKPTDMQGATFTISSLGGIGGTSFTPIVNAPEVAILGVCKSQIKPIWNGKEFVPRLMCPLSLSFDHRVIDGALAGRFTVQLGKLLSDIRRLVL, encoded by the coding sequence ATGAGCACATTGATTGAAGTAAAAATCCCCGATATCGGCGGCCACGAGGGCGTTGAAGTGATCGAGGTTTTTGTAAAAGCTGGCGACACCATTGAAGTAGAGCAATCGCTCATTACCTTAGAAACCGACAAAGCGACGATGGAAGTGCCATCGACCCACGCCGGTGTTGTAAAAGAAATGAAGATTAAAATTGGCGATAAAGCCTCTGAAGGCAGCATCGTTTTACTGCTGGAAGCAGCAGACACCGCCAGCACAGCAGCACCTGCAGCAGCACCTGCAGCAGCACCTGCAGCAGCACCTGCAGCAGCACCTGCAGCAGCACCTGCAGCAGCACCTGCAGCGGCTCCAGCTCCGGCACCTGCCCCGCTTGCAGCGCCGGCAGCCGCCAGCGTGGCCAGCAGCATTGAAGTGCGCGTACCGGATATCGGTGGCCACGATGCTGTAGATGTGATTGAAGTTTTTGTAAAAGTCGGTGATGTCGTTGAAAAAGAACAATCACTGATCACCTTAGAAACCGACAAAGCCTCGATGGAAGTGCCATCGCCAGAAGCGGGCGTCGTTGAAAGCATCTCCCTGAAAGTGGGCGATAAAATCAGCGAAGGCGGACTGATCCTCGTACTGAAAGGCGCTGCCTCTGCACCAGCCGCAGCGGCCCCGGTTGCTGCTGCTCCTGTTGCAAGTGTTGCTGCTGCTCCAGCAGCCGCACCCGCTGCTGCACCTGTTGCCGCCGCCCCGGCAGCAGCACGCACCATCAACGAAGCAGGCTTCAAAAAAGCCCACGCCTCGCCTTCGATTCGCAGCTTTGCCCGTGAATTAGGCGTTGACCTAAGCCTAGTGAACGGCAGCGGTCCTAAAGGCCGCATTTTGCATGGCGATGTACAAGCCTATGTGAAATCCATCATGAGCGGTGCTGCCGCAGCACCACATGCAGCGGCCGCTCCTGCTACCGGCACGGGCTCTGGTCTGGATCTGCTGCCATGGCCAAAAGTGGACTTTGCCAAGTTCGGCCCGATCGAAACCAAGCCACTCACCCGCATTCAAAAGTTATCCGGCGCCAATCTGCATCGCAACTGGGTAGTGATCCCGCACGTTACCTTTAACGATGAATGCGATATCACCGAGCTGGAAGAATTCCGCAAATCTATCGGTAAAGAGTGGGAAAAATCAGGCCTGAAACTCTCGCCACTGGCCTTTATCATTAAAGCCGCTGCCGAAGTACTGAAAGCCTTCCCAACTGTGAATGCAAGCCTGGATGGCGATAATCTGGTATTGAAGCAGTACTACAATATAGGCTTTGCTGCTGACACGCCAAATGGCCTCGTTGTACCGGTGATTAAAAACGCCGATCAAAAAGGCCTTAAGCAAATCGCCAAAGAATTGACCGACCTATCTGCGCTGGCGCGTGAGGGCAAGCTCAAGCCAACCGATATGCAAGGTGCAACCTTTACCATTTCCAGCCTGGGCGGCATTGGTGGCACCAGCTTTACGCCTATCGTCAATGCACCGGAAGTGGCGATTCTTGGCGTTTGCAAATCGCAAATCAAGCCGATCTGGAATGGCAAAGAATTTGTGCCACGCCTGATGTGCCCATTGTCATTATCCTTCGATCACCGCGTGATCGACGGTGCACTGGCTGGCCGCTTCACAGTGCAACTCGGCAAGCTCTTAAGCGACATCCGCCGCTTGGTGTTGTAA